CGCGCACGCTACAGCATACGCAACCGTTAGAAAGCTCCACCACGCTCACATTCTCGCCGCCGCGCAACAATGCACCGTCAATATTGACCGCACCAAATTCATTTTCGAGGATAGCGACCGACTGGTCTGCGTGATGGGTAAGGAAGTAATTGATGAGCGTAGTTTTACCTGCGCCCAAAAAGCCGGTTAATAGTGTAACGGCGACAATATCATTCATAGACTAATCCCTGATTAACAACAGCGGGCACCGCCCTTTCCTCCGTAGCGCGCATCCTGGCGCTCACGGAAAAACTCTTCGTAAGTCATTGGCGTCTGATCCGGGTGGTTCAGACGAATATGCTGAACATAATTGTCGTAATCTGGCATTCCAACCATCAGTTTGGCGGCCTGGCCCAGATATTTTCCGGCTTTCGCCAGCGTATCGAACATAGTTTTCTCCTGCCAGTATGCCGCCCCACACTTCGGGGCGGCACGGTCACGCAAACATTAGTGAGCGTTTTTAGCCTGAGCAACAATCTGCTCATAGTTTTCCGGCATCGGCTCATACGGCGTTTCATTTGCCGTTGGTTTGTCGCTCTTCAGGGCCTGGCGGGCAGTTTTGAAGGAGTAGCTCCCAAGAACCACCACCACCACCATGAAGAACATCGTCAGACCAGCATCCAGACGGTTATTGAATACCAGCTGAGATAGCTGTGATTCAGTGAACTGCGGCGGAATGTTGCCGCTGTCGATCATCGCCTGGAACTTATTAGCGATAGCCAGGAAGCCAACTTTAGCATCCGGGCTAAACACTTTCTGCCAGCCAGCCGTCAAAGTACAAATCAGCAGCCATGCCGTTGGAACCAGAGCAACCCAGGCGTATTTCTGACGCTTCATCTTAAACAGCACTACCGCACAAAGCAGCAGCGCCATACCGGCCAGCATCTGGTTTGCAATGCCGAACAGTGGCCACAGGGTATTGATACCTCCCAGCGGGTCGACCACCCCTTGATGCAGGAAGTAACCCCAAGCCAACACGCACAGCCCGGTCGCCAACAGGTTAGCCGGCAGTGAGTCAGTCTTTTTCAGACCCGGGGCAATAACGCCCAGCAGATCCTGAAGCATAAAGCGGGCAGAACGGGTACCGGCATCAACCGCCGTCAGAATGAACAGTGCTTCAAACAGAATGGCAAAGTGATACCAGAATGAAACATCCATCAGGCCACCCAGCGCACCGTGCAGAATGTACGCCATGCCGACAGCCAGAGTTGGAGCACCGCCCGCGCGGGAAACGATACTCTGCTCACCCACTTCATTAGCAATGTTAGTCAGCACTTCAGGGGTGATATGGAACCCCCAGCCGCTGACAACCTGAGCAGCAGAAGCCACAACATCGGTAGTTCCCGCAGGAGCCAGTACCGCCAGCGGGCTGTTCATAGCGAAATACACGCCCGGATCGATAACGCAGGCAGCCACCAGCGCCATGATAGCCACGAAGGACTCCATCAGCATGCCGCCATAACCAATAAGGCAGGCCTGGTTTTCATTAGCCAGCATCTTCGGTGTCGTACCGGAAGCGATAAGCGCGTGGAAGCCAGAGACCGCGCCACAAGCAATGGTAATGAACAGGAATGGGAACAGATTACCGCTCCAGACCGGACCCGTACCGTCGACAAATTTAGTCAGCGACGGCATCTCCAGCACCGGACGCATAATCACGATACCGATAGCCAGACCGACAATAGTGCCGATTTTCAGGAAGGTGGACAGATAATCACGCGGAGCCAGCAGCAGCCACACCGGCAGTACGGCAGCGACAAAACCATAGCCCACCAGCATCCAGGTCAGCTGTACGCCGGTATAGTCAAACCACGGCGCCCAGGTTTCACTCTGAGCTACCCAGCCACCGGAAATGATGGCAAATATCAGCATCACCAGGCCAATAACTGAAACCTCACCAATGCGGCCCGGACGAATATAGCGGGTATAAACCCCCATAAAGATAGCCAATGGAATAGTGAAGGCTACGGTATACGTCCCCCACGGGCTGTGGGTCAGCGCTTTCACCACGATCATCGCCAGTACCGCCAGGATGATTATCATAATCATGAAGGTAGCAATGAGCGCGATAACGCCTGCCGTATTACCCATCTCCTCTTTCACCAGCTCGCCCAGCGAGCGGCCATCACGGCGGGTTGATACGAACAGCACCATAAAGTCTTGTACCGCCCCGGCCAGAACCACCCCAGCCAGAATCCAGATCATGCCTGGCAGATACCCCATCTGCGCCGCCAGTACCGGCCCGACCAAAGGTCCGGCTCCGGCAATCGCCGCAAAATGATGACCGAACAGCACTTTTTTATCGGTCGGAACATAGTCCAGACCATCGTTATGGCGTACTGCTGGCGTCATGCGGGTTGCATCGACAGACAGAACGTTTTTGGCAATGTAGCGCCCATAAAAACGATAAGCGATGAGATAGACGCAAACTGCAGCCACGACTATCCACAGCGCGTTTATCTGTTCACCGCGGTTTAAGGCGATGTAGGCCAGGGAAGCAGCACCCAAAAGAGAGACCGCGACCCAGGTGAAGCATTTCCCTAGGTTATTCATAATATTTTTCCATTTAGCTTCCGAATTGGTTGAGGTGTTTCAATTTGTATCTATAACAAAGACGTTAAATCCTCAACACTAACAGGCACCTAACATCAACTCTTTTGCAACATTGCTAACACGATCACTAACTTTTCGACACATCTTCAGAATTCGTGTGCACCGCATCTCTTAAGAACATCCCAAGTAGCCATCAATTAGCATGGCAAAATTGACGGAGTTAACCTGAGTCAGCGCCACAGAAGGCATGGCTTGTTGATAAACCTGTATTGCCATCTGGTGGATTTCAGGTCGCAGAGAGTAACGACAGATATAAAGCTGGATAGGGTCAAAAGCGGGGAAAGCTGCTGGCAAAGAAAGGTACAGGCAGACTGGTACTTATTCAGTTACCAAAACGAGTTGCATCATGAATCAATCGTTTTCTCAGGCCACAGTTAAGAGTCTGCCGATAGTCTCCCCACCCGCAGGCAGTCATAATTATCCTCGAGCCGGACGTTGTTTGCCCGGATAGAACAGGAATAGAAAAATGAAAAAATCGCTTATTTGCTGCGGGCTTTTAGCCGCGCTGACTCTGGGTGGCTGCGTGGTTCATGACCACGACAGGGGCCGTCATCATGACCATCATGGGCAGTATAACAATGGTGACCGCCATGACGGGCCACGTCCCGGCGGCTATAACCAAGGCGATAATAGTCATCGCCACGACGATCGCGGCAACTATAACCGCCGTTAATCGTCTTAAGCCCGGTGTGCGCCATCCTGGCGTCGCCGGGTCAGTCAGTATATTGCTCTATCACCTACCGCTATCTTCTTTTATTTAGTCCCATTCCGGTATTTGTTAGCTATATAAAGCCAATCTCGGGATTGAATTAATTCTGGTTAATCGCGCAAGAAAGCCCGCTTCAACGATAAACCGTCGGTATTTGCCAGGCCCGGTTCCGACCTTGAGGGTTGCGACAGAAATAGATTTGGCTACAATCGGCAAAGTATCGGCGAACACGTCACGCCTCTTCGGTCCTTTTTTATCAGCGCGTTTGCCCCACCAGGAATTGAGTAATGACAGTAAAAACCCACCCGCAGCTCACCAGCATTGCTATTCAATGTCCGGAAGAGTCACTGCTGCTTCCGCTTGATCAAATAACCGCTCCGCTAAACGCTGGAGTGCCGCCGCAGCAATTAATCCTGCAGCTTAATCGCCAGGGACTGCTGGCGTGGCCTGACAATAATGAAAGCCCGGATGAGTTCCGGTTTTGGGTGCGCTGTGAGCAGGACGTACTGGTCACCTGTCAGTATACCGACGTCCCGCTCCACTAAGTTTTGAGTTTTAGACGCTAAAGCCAATGCTGGCCAGAGAGTCGCGGGTAATTTCCGCTACCGTTTTTGCACCGGTCAGCGTCATGGCAACTCGCATTTCTTTCTCAATGAGTGACAGTAAGTTAGCGACCCCCTGCTCACCATGAGTTGCCAGCGCGTAAAGGAAGGCCCGGCCCAACAACACGCTATCGGCACCCAGCGCAATCATGCGAACCACATCCAAACCATTACGGATCCCGCTGTCGGCAAGAATAGCGATATCGCCTTTGACTGCATCGGCGATAGCCGGCAGCGCCCGGGCTGATGAGAGTACCCCGTCAAGCTGACGCCCGCCGTGGTTTGAAACCACAATACCGTCAGCACCGAAACGCACCGCATCACGCGCATCCTCAGCATCGAGGATACCCTTGATAACCATTGGGCCGTCCCAAAACTCACGGATCCACTCCAGATCTTTCCAGGAAATAGACGGATCGAAGTTCTGCCCCAGCCAGCCAATATAATCCTCCAGCCCGGTAGGACTACCGCGATAGGCAGAAATATTCCCCAGATCGTGCGGGCGACCAAGCAGGCCAACATCCAGCGACCAGCTCGGATGTGTCACCGCCTGCCAGTAACGGCGCAGCGCCGCGTTTGGCCCGCTCATTCCGGAATGCGCATCGCGATAGCGCGCGCCCGGCGTTGGCATATCCACGGTAAAGACCAGCGTAGAGCAACCCGCCGCCTTCGCCCGCTCCAGCGCATTACGCATAAAGCCACGATCTTTTAGCACATACAGCTGGAACCACATCGGGCGTGAAATTGCCGGTGCCACTTCTTCAATTGGGCAAACTGAAACCGTCGACAGAGTAAACGGAATGCCGTGAGCCGCCGCCGCGCGCGCCGCCTGAACCTCACCGCGTCGGGCATACATCCCGCATAAACCGACCGGAGCCAACGCCACCGGCAT
This genomic interval from Salmonella enterica subsp. enterica serovar Choleraesuis contains the following:
- a CDS encoding carbon starvation protein A, which encodes MNNLGKCFTWVAVSLLGAASLAYIALNRGEQINALWIVVAAVCVYLIAYRFYGRYIAKNVLSVDATRMTPAVRHNDGLDYVPTDKKVLFGHHFAAIAGAGPLVGPVLAAQMGYLPGMIWILAGVVLAGAVQDFMVLFVSTRRDGRSLGELVKEEMGNTAGVIALIATFMIMIIILAVLAMIVVKALTHSPWGTYTVAFTIPLAIFMGVYTRYIRPGRIGEVSVIGLVMLIFAIISGGWVAQSETWAPWFDYTGVQLTWMLVGYGFVAAVLPVWLLLAPRDYLSTFLKIGTIVGLAIGIVIMRPVLEMPSLTKFVDGTGPVWSGNLFPFLFITIACGAVSGFHALIASGTTPKMLANENQACLIGYGGMLMESFVAIMALVAACVIDPGVYFAMNSPLAVLAPAGTTDVVASAAQVVSGWGFHITPEVLTNIANEVGEQSIVSRAGGAPTLAVGMAYILHGALGGLMDVSFWYHFAILFEALFILTAVDAGTRSARFMLQDLLGVIAPGLKKTDSLPANLLATGLCVLAWGYFLHQGVVDPLGGINTLWPLFGIANQMLAGMALLLCAVVLFKMKRQKYAWVALVPTAWLLICTLTAGWQKVFSPDAKVGFLAIANKFQAMIDSGNIPPQFTESQLSQLVFNNRLDAGLTMFFMVVVVVLGSYSFKTARQALKSDKPTANETPYEPMPENYEQIVAQAKNAH
- the lldD gene encoding L-lactate dehydrogenase, which codes for MIISAASDYRAAAQRKLPPFLFHYIDGGAYNEYTLRRNVEDLSGVALRQRVLNNMSDLSLTTKLFNETLSMPVALAPVGLCGMYARRGEVQAARAAAAHGIPFTLSTVSVCPIEEVAPAISRPMWFQLYVLKDRGFMRNALERAKAAGCSTLVFTVDMPTPGARYRDAHSGMSGPNAALRRYWQAVTHPSWSLDVGLLGRPHDLGNISAYRGSPTGLEDYIGWLGQNFDPSISWKDLEWIREFWDGPMVIKGILDAEDARDAVRFGADGIVVSNHGGRQLDGVLSSARALPAIADAVKGDIAILADSGIRNGLDVVRMIALGADSVLLGRAFLYALATHGEQGVANLLSLIEKEMRVAMTLTGAKTVAEITRDSLASIGFSV